CTGGGCAGTAACGGTGTTTTTCAGCTTAAGTTTGCGGCTTTCACCACCAAAATCGATCTCTTCCACTATAGTATTTGTGATTAGCTCTATCTTGGCATTTGCCTTCACCCTTTCAATAATGATGGGATCTGCACTAAAGCCTTCCCGGCGATGGATGATGAATATTTTTGCTGCATACTTGGCAATAAAGAGAGATTCCTCAAATGCTGTATTTCCTCCCCCTATCACTGCCACTGTTTTCTCTGGATAGAAAGGACCGTCGCAAGTGGCACAATAAGAAACTCCCCGCCCCGAAAATTCATTCTCTCCAGGAACACCTAACTTGCGTGGTGAGCTACCGGTTGCGATAAGCACAGTGCGGGCTTTCCAAGTATTGGCATTGGTAACTATCTCTTTTATTTCTGGGCTCAAACTCACTCTCTGTACAGATTCATTCACGATCTCCAAGCCAAAAAACTTGGCTTGATTCTCCATGTCTTGAGCGAGCTTTTTGCCTAAAACAGGCTCGGGGAAACCGGGATAGTTTTCTACCCACTCGGTTGCAGTAAGTTGTCCTCCAGCTACAGGAGCCTTCTCAATAAGCAAGGTTTTAAGCTTATAGCGGGCTGCGTATAAACCGGCGGAAAGCCCCGCAGGGCCTCCACCTATTATTATAAGATCGTATTCTTGCTCGTTATCGACTTCGGCAGAAAAACTGAAATTGAAGTCTAACATGATAATCTACAACGATTCTTCGATTTTGGCGATGATCATTTGCTCAGGAGCAGCTCCTTCCTGATACCAGTTTTCGTTGATAGTAGTGCGAGGAACACCTTGAACTTGGTACTTTTGGGCAAGATGTGGGAATTCGGATACCTCTACCATATCGGCTTTCACATTGTTGCTATAAAAAGCCATCTGATGAGCCAGGATAACCGCTTGTGGGCAATAGGGACAGGTTGGAGTTACAAACACTTGCATATGCACAGGCTTGCTGAGCTTATCTAAAAACTTCTTTGTGTCTTCGCCCAGCTTGACCATGCCGGTTGAAACCATCAGAATTGCTGAAAGCAGAGAGCTAAACTCATATCCTGCTGGAATCCCGTAAAAGCGGATACCATAATCCTTTTCGCCTATTATAGCAATTGCCGGAATCTTATCCACACCGTATTTATCCACGGCCTCCTTATCGCTTTC
This is a stretch of genomic DNA from Candidatus Cloacimonadota bacterium. It encodes these proteins:
- a CDS encoding thioredoxin family protein produces the protein MPILDDKVIGEVKKALQNMKNEVHLVLFTQSFECGYCKETHQLLEELVSTNSLLKLEVHQFESDKEAVDKYGVDKIPAIAIIGEKDYGIRFYGIPAGYEFSSLLSAILMVSTGMVKLGEDTKKFLDKLSKPVHMQVFVTPTCPYCPQAVILAHQMAFYSNNVKADMVEVSEFPHLAQKYQVQGVPRTTINENWYQEGAAPEQMIIAKIEESL
- the trxB gene encoding thioredoxin-disulfide reductase; this encodes MLDFNFSFSAEVDNEQEYDLIIIGGGPAGLSAGLYAARYKLKTLLIEKAPVAGGQLTATEWVENYPGFPEPVLGKKLAQDMENQAKFFGLEIVNESVQRVSLSPEIKEIVTNANTWKARTVLIATGSSPRKLGVPGENEFSGRGVSYCATCDGPFYPEKTVAVIGGGNTAFEESLFIAKYAAKIFIIHRREGFSADPIIIERVKANAKIELITNTIVEEIDFGGESRKLKLKNTVTAQQSELPVDGVFVFIGSNPNSEIFKDQIALDGGYIVTDRNHATSTPGVWAAGDAEAKTLRQVATAVGDGALAAYNIHKYLENMENV